One uncultured Jannaschia sp. DNA segment encodes these proteins:
- a CDS encoding sulfite exporter TauE/SafE family protein, translating to MPDLATLAPLIGFLLAVGAFAGVLAGLLGVGGGIVLVPAFYYVFQVLGYDGANIMQVCVATSLATIVVTSWRSVKAHAAKGAVDWDVLRGWGPGIAIGAAVGVVVATRLRSETLTAIFAVLALIVATYMALSKPHWRIAPEMPRGGRRYAYSPAVGFASVLMGIGGGSFGVPLMTLHGVPIHRAVATAAGFGMLIAVPAVILFLILPADGLLPPYTVGLVNLPAFVVIVAMTVLTAPLGAKLAHAMDPAPLKRAFAVFLFLVALNMLRKALF from the coding sequence ATGCCCGACCTCGCGACCCTCGCGCCGTTGATCGGCTTTCTTCTGGCCGTCGGCGCCTTCGCGGGCGTTCTGGCGGGGCTTCTGGGCGTGGGCGGCGGCATCGTGCTCGTCCCGGCCTTCTACTACGTTTTCCAGGTGCTCGGATATGACGGCGCCAACATCATGCAGGTTTGCGTCGCCACCTCGCTGGCGACGATCGTGGTGACCTCGTGGCGCTCGGTGAAGGCGCATGCCGCCAAGGGCGCCGTCGACTGGGACGTGCTGCGCGGCTGGGGGCCGGGGATCGCCATCGGCGCAGCCGTGGGCGTCGTCGTCGCGACCCGTCTGCGCTCGGAAACACTGACCGCGATCTTCGCGGTGCTGGCGCTGATCGTGGCGACCTACATGGCGCTCTCCAAGCCGCATTGGCGGATCGCGCCCGAAATGCCGCGCGGCGGCCGGCGCTATGCCTATTCGCCCGCCGTCGGCTTCGCGTCGGTCCTGATGGGGATCGGCGGAGGCAGCTTCGGCGTCCCTCTGATGACGCTCCACGGCGTCCCGATCCACCGCGCCGTCGCGACGGCGGCGGGGTTCGGCATGCTGATCGCGGTGCCGGCGGTGATCCTGTTCCTGATCCTGCCGGCGGATGGCCTCCTGCCGCCCTACACGGTGGGGCTGGTGAACCTGCCGGCCTTCGTGGTGATCGTCGCCATGACCGTGCTGACCGCGCCGCTGGGCGCGAAGCTGGCGCATGCAATGGACCCGGCCCCGCTCAAGCGGGCCTTTGCGGTGTTCCTGTTCCTCGTGGCGCTGAACATGCTGCGCAAGGCGCTGTTCTGA